The genomic segment CAAGGAAACAGGCCTCAAAAGGCCCAGGGACATATTGAGTTAATCACAGTGATTCCTTACACATGGAAATCTGATAATATCTGATGTTTTTGTGGCCTTTTGAATATGTTCCTTTCCTAAAATAGAAAGAACAGTATTCAGCTCTAGAAGTTCcttttgcccatagaaaagaCATCAAGTTAACCCTTCTAAAAGCAAAACGTACTGTATTCTAGACAAACCCAAACAaatactgttttctgaagcattgagtACCATTGAATATAATTTATATTCCATTCTCTTGCTTAATGAAACTTAAGAATAATTTCTCAAATGCCACAAAAGATGGAAGAGCTGGATCATGTGCATGGAGATAATATAGAAACAGAAACTAATCATTGCCTACCATCAAGCAATCTATACATAGGCTACTACAGACCATAACACAAGGATGCGAGAGAAATAAAATGGCTTCTGGAATGGTTTATGGTAAGTCATATGATGAAGTCAGAACAAACTTTCAACCTGCTGTGTGGGCTTTCAGATTCGACATGGTGCTTTGCGTGTGATCATTACTTCCTTCTTGTAAATCGCTCGGCAACAGAAACCGTAAACAACAGACAGTGCAGTAGAGAGTGCCTTATCAGGTGACCCGGCAGCCCCACCTGGGAGGTAAATCTGCGTTCACTTGGACACAAGGGTGTGGTTCTAGCCATCTGAAAAAAAGCGGAAAAGGATTCCATTGGTGCTTTGAGCTTCAGAGGGCGTGGCCTGAGTGGGATATGTCCAAACTTGGTACAGAATTGCTGGTATTATGCTCCGCTTACCTGTTGAGCAGGTGAGCTGCATGCAGTCAATAGCCACACAGCAAGAGAAAGGGATATATCGAAGaacaaataatagcctacaaccAAAGTGGTGCGTCAACGACTGTGGGCCAAGAGGAAGCAACATGTAAGCCAATGTTTTACCTCAACATTATGCCTTGCCACAAAATTTGTTTGGAACAAATGTACAAATGATTAGCATACTGAAATGTTTAGATGAAAGCAAAGGTTTATTGTATTCTATGCAATACCAATTTACTGTTGACTGTGCACATAGGCTGATATGCCAATGTATTGTTTCTTAAATATCTTCAACAATATGCGTTCTTGTAATTGTCGTTGGGGATCCAACAGCAAGTTATTATGCTTTCATGGTAAACTCCACAACATCCTCTTTGCCTGTACATCTAACTTGGTTATACTTTACAAGGTCCTGGTCACATTGATTAGGTGCAGTTTAACTACTAAGTCTAATGGTTACATTAATTAGTTACAGTTGAATAAAGTTGTACAACGTGTAACATGTTCATGTGATTATACATGGATCATTTACTTGGAGTTGGgtgcagtgtaggcctatgtgaatacaTGAAATTACATGTTGCTGATGTTGCATGTTGCACTATGAAAGAACCCTTAATAACTATTACAAATTACTTTTATAGTGCATCTGTAACACATAGTCAATATATAAAAGTCATTTGTAATAGTTATTACTGGTTATTTCATGTAATTTAATGTAGGGCCTACTCACATTTTTGGAGTACACTCCAAGTAGCTGTAATCTTATGGTCGCAGGAACATGTTATACGTTGTTAACTTAGTTAAACTGTAGCTGTAACCGTTAGACTTAGTAGTTAAGCTGAAATATTCAGCTGTTTTGTGTCCTGACAATTTGCATTGAACTGCACTGAAATTCTCACTTTTTTCTTGGGCCTTCTTAGAATGTCCACagtataacaaagaaaaaaaacacacacatccgtctaaaaaaagttttgggtgcaggacgtTTCGGGCATCCTGTCCTTCATCAGATATGTCTGAATAGATGCCCGAAACGTCAAATTAAAACaacagaaacgggagcttggtgtgctgACTTCTTTTTCAATTTTCTTGGGCCTTCCTAGAATGTCGACGCAAGAAGagcacgccaccaccaccaccgcccccgaCCCCCCACTCCTATTTGTGGGTCAGCAGGAGACGTCTCGCCTGCTGGAGGTCTACGTCAAGCGGAGTCTGAGCCTCAACGATGGCTCGCCGTACGTCCCGAGACAAGCGCGTGGCAAGCAACGTAAATGGGTGACCCTGGAAGAACGTAAGAGAAGGAAGGCATGTCGTAGGCACTCCAGTGATACGTCTCTGCACCTGTCGATAGACAAGGAGGACCTGGAGGAgggtgcggaggaggaggaggacaacacGTTTGGGGCAGCCTGCGATGACCCTGCAGGGCCCGGTGGTGGCGCCGCCAAGCTCCAGTTGGGTGACAAAGCCGGCCGGCAGAAATGGAACACGCTGAGGACGCGATGGAAGAGCTTCAGGGACAAAGGCAGCAGGAGGCCCAGCAACAAACCCTCCAAGACCGCAAACCTAGTCAAACCCAGTAGTGACTCTGAAGACAACAAGGTACATGAGCCCAAGACCCCTGCAGGCACAGACCTGGAGTCCTCTGCAGAGAAGCCAAAAGGGAAACCTGAAGGAAGCCAGAGCAAGCCTAGTGGCAGAAAGAAGGACAAGAAACCCAAGACTTCTTTCTGGAAGAGCATCATTGGTTTCTTTTCACCCCGGGGTGACAGCGACACCGACGTGGAATGTGACCCCAGCACCGCAAGGACCGTGGAGGAGCCCCTCCAGCCTGATGAGCCCCTGCCATCTCCCCCAGTCACCTGCCTCCCCCTCCCCAAAGCCTTCCCGGACAGCAGGGAGGGCTCGCCGCGACGCAAGAAGACCATGAAGAAGCGGCGCTCTCGCAGAAAGCTGTCCCTGAAGCTGGACAGGCCCTCATCGCTGGTCATTGAAGGTTGGTGTCTTCCACGCCCAGGCAGAGGCACattttgtcaccaggctaggcaggcagctcctttgggcccccaagcccctggatagtAAATAACAAcccacactttactacagtagtggcaattttggttcatatgttcattcttttgaacatctgcttggggccccaactgaccCTAGAGTTGCCTCTGGGACCAGGGGTTCGTATTTTATTGCCAATCTAGACTTTCATCTCAATAGATGTTTCATGTCTGTGCTACAGAGAACTCTGACATTCATGCaaccattctctctcttcctgtaaaAAATACTACATGATTCAGACCAGGAACGATTTGTATAAAGCATTCATTGTAGCTTTCACTGCTACGTACACACCTTCATGCACTGATTTTACTTTGATGGGTAGGCAGGCACGCATGTACTTGAATGTTAGTTAGTCTGAATGCTATAGGCTACTGAAAGTGAAAATTCATGTGTTTCATTGCAGGGGTGGAGAGAGTGGAGTCGACGGTCTCATACTACGAGAACGTGTCTGAGGAGTTAAAGAAGATTGTGACAGAGGTGAAGGAAAGCCCCACAGATGAGCACGCCGTGTTCCCACcgggaacaccaacaccaccagacaACAACAACTGCCAATGTTGTGAGTATGCCCATGCATTTCAtgcctagtcaggtcaagagcaatgcaagtactttctgagttcccgcaaatacgggaactcctctcactttttgtcgataagcaaacaaccataagcaaaccaagggaggcaggtcaaccatgccgtttgggaaacgttatgtgttatgctcttggtcagaccaagtctcgaagagatttgaacgtcgatgataatcaggctatttcATGCCTACAATCCAGATAATGTGAGCCTTTGTGGCGGACAGAAGCGGTTTGATGACATGGATATTTATAGCATTGTGGGGTGGCATCATCATTTGCATACAGTACCACATGTATCGTGTTGTGGATTTGCTGTGTTACTGTAACTTATATGGCACCTAGAGGCCTACCTTGTCTTTGTCAACATACCCCATCTATAGATCATTGATCAGAGCCTCATGGCCTTTTGCCGTGTTTTAGATCACACATTCTGTCTGGTGCTATTCATTTGGATATTGACTTTAAATGTAATGATTAGAATTAAGGTATAGCTGAACATTTCATTCATGTACATTTTAAACTCAAATTCCATCAAAGTGATGGAAAGTTTTGAGAAACCTTTCCACTGTTGTTGTCTTTCTTAACCCCGTCATTAGCATGTTCCACTGTATCCCGCCTGAGACGTGCGTAAAGTCATGAATGCCGAGACATTTCTGTAAATGGAAGCAGACAGCCATCTCGTAAACAGGTTGCTGCTTGCGCAACATTCCTTTAGGTCTTACGTCACAGTCGACATGAATGCATGTTTGCTCTGCACAGGCTTTCCTCTTCCAGAGTTGGAAGAACAAAAGACCATGGCTAACCTACTTATACTTGACATTTGGTGTGTGCAAATAAGTCCTGGCGGGAAAAAGGTGTTTATAATGTATTGACAAATATACCTTTTCGTCTTTTCACAGTATCGGCAGAGGAGGTTGTAGAGAGGCTCATATATCTGATCAAAGAAGAGGGGGATGCTCTCAATGCAAAGGTCTGTTTTTCGCAGTACATGACTTTTACTCTGACAACACCCTTTTCATGTTAGGATAAGGATTACTTAAGTACACAATAAATGGGGATTTTTGCATTGTACATTGTGCCTTTTATAAGAAAGGGATGGCAAGATAACTGATTGCATGCACTATTCAAATGTTTTGCTATTGATTGTTTACTTTCCCAACATCTAAAATTAAGCAAATattcagagagtgcaaacctctggCAAgggagctgtttgatagaacattttactatgttacaccctattttttcccaAGACTCTTCTGCATTGTAGAATTAAAAACTGGGATGTCAAAATTTGCcacaatggtgaaaaatcttttaaaaaatatataaatcctGAATCCGGAtcctgatccggatcaccaccaaaattgaattatgtgttccttttgtcatttccaacaattccacaacatttcatcaaaatctgtgcataactatttgagttatcctgctgacagacaaatacatgtaaacaatcaaaccaacacgaccgaaaacatatcATCCTTGGTGGAAGTAAGAAGGTTAATCCAGGCAAGACCAAGTAAACCAAAAGTCTTTATTAATTTATGGCTAAATCATGCTGactaagccctgatgaagacctgtatGGTCAAAACATGTTGGCTCTTATAAGCATATTTTAGCCATAAATTAACGAAGGCCTTTTAATTCACTTCCCCTTTGTTtacttggagttgcctggattaacCTTTTTTGTTGAATTGAAGTGGCATGCCTTCAACTGAGAGCAccttttgagctaccagccattttttcgaaaaaataaaaataaaggataacttcagccaattttgacatgcagttgtaatgctcacattaccctggacttgtcagtacctgagagtaATTTTTCccccagccttttccgagatcctggtcattgtaacggggcagagtttgtttacatttgaaaaaaagaacttgatttattcccaataacatccaaaaggttatgcaacatcagcacagAACAAGCAAACAGCTATACCTTTTGGGACAATTTggcgtaggcctatgttaagaaggtttttaatgcaaacaaaggctgcccccattagaacagCTCAGATCcggaaaatgcagcatcaccgggtactgacaagccaagggtagcatgagcaatacaacagcatattgaaaatggcgGAAGTGCTCcttaaaatactgtatgtgtgtgtgatcatggatCACATCCACTTTTTAACACACTGTACCTTTCTTCCTCTCATCACCCAGATCCAAGACAACCCCTCCCTCGTCAGCTACTTCCAGGGGCTCACCTACGGCTCTTTCCAGCAACTGGCCGACCAGTATGTGCAGTCTGAGATCCCCACGCAGCCCGTCCTCCCAGGGCCAGGCCCGGTGGTGGCGCCGGAGCTGGTCAAACTGGCCTTCACGCTGGACTTCACGGCTCGGCTGGCCAGCCTGAGTCGCCAGAGCCCCAGCCACATCATGGGCCTGGGCAGCCGCTACCTGCAGGACCGCTTCACCTACACCGAGCCTCAGCCCATGACCCCCACCACCGGAGAGCCTCCTGGTGGCCCAGGACCAGGAGAGGAGATTATACCAAATGGCACCCAGCCACACTTTACCTGAGTCAAACACCTACCCAGGTGAGAGTCAGAGTCAAAGTCAAAGGGTTTgtttcaatatgcgaccttgcgtcctccacctgtgcttgttgCCTCGTACCAGGaggtaatatgtcgtgatgacttcactgacaacagcatgatatttcaatatctcgcaaaagctcaattgtaaactcattttctcatttgcaaactggatggtgaatgaagaatagtcccccaaaaattgttgtggctaggctgacagtggagacacttttcttttctccacggaggcggggcatcagcaaaaccaagccacaagcacaagtggaggacgcaaggttgcatattgcgtATTGGAATACACTCAAAGTGTACTGTTTTGTCAAACTGTTATTGTTAGCACAGATGATTGAAATTGTGTCCACCCGTTGGTTAAAGTGTTAGGGCAGTCATGTGTAAGGGGTTAGGGTGACACTGTGGTTCCGGTTAGTGGTTAAATTCCGAAGCCACCAGATCGGTGGGAAGGTAGTAGGCTAACCAGTGCTGTCCTCCACAACTAAGGTGACCTCAGAATTTTTGGGACGCCACTAGGGCTGCCCCTTTACATGGGTGAGGAACAAATGCAATTTCGACGTATTCACTctatgtgctgtgtcacaatgacaataggagtttccTAATGGGTCTGTGTTTCATTGTCTGGCTAATGACACAGAAAGATAACATGTAAGGAGGCACTTGCGCCACGTACACATTTAGTGTGGAAGTGGCCGCTTGTTGACTTTGTTTTCCCTAAATGACTTGAACGAGTGAATCACTCTTGAGTCATTCAACTGT from the Engraulis encrasicolus isolate BLACKSEA-1 chromosome 14, IST_EnEncr_1.0, whole genome shotgun sequence genome contains:
- the LOC134462255 gene encoding uncharacterized protein LOC134462255 yields the protein MLRLPVEQVSCMQSIATQQEKGIYRRTNNSLQPKWCVNDCGPRGSNIMSTQEEHATTTTAPDPPLLFVGQQETSRLLEVYVKRSLSLNDGSPYVPRQARGKQRKWVTLEERKRRKACRRHSSDTSLHLSIDKEDLEEGAEEEEDNTFGAACDDPAGPGGGAAKLQLGDKAGRQKWNTLRTRWKSFRDKGSRRPSNKPSKTANLVKPSSDSEDNKVHEPKTPAGTDLESSAEKPKGKPEGSQSKPSGRKKDKKPKTSFWKSIIGFFSPRGDSDTDVECDPSTARTVEEPLQPDEPLPSPPVTCLPLPKAFPDSREGSPRRKKTMKKRRSRRKLSLKLDRPSSLVIEGVERVESTVSYYENVSEELKKIVTEVKESPTDEHAVFPPGTPTPPDNNNCQCLSAEEVVERLIYLIKEEGDALNAKIQDNPSLVSYFQGLTYGSFQQLADQYVQSEIPTQPVLPGPGPVVAPELVKLAFTLDFTARLASLSRQSPSHIMGLGSRYLQDRFTYTEPQPMTPTTGEPPGGPGPGEEIIPNGTQPHFT